From Syntrophorhabdus sp., a single genomic window includes:
- a CDS encoding helix-turn-helix domain-containing protein, protein MEEAILDITEHVVVAMGKLGIDKTELARRMGMSEREITRLLSGDRDMFTREVLETLGKTLGEESDSTVLP, encoded by the coding sequence AGGCAATCCTTGATATCACGGAGCATGTTGTTGTCGCTATGGGAAAACTCGGTATCGACAAGACAGAACTGGCACGGCGCATGGGTATGTCAGAAAGAGAGATCACGAGATTGCTCTCAGGCGACCGGGACATGTTTACCCGGGAGGTGCTGGAGACGCTTGGGAAAACCCTGGGCGAGGAATCCGATAGCACAGTATTGCCGTAA